A single genomic interval of Carassius auratus strain Wakin unplaced genomic scaffold, ASM336829v1 scaf_tig00033283, whole genome shotgun sequence harbors:
- the LOC113081163 gene encoding katanin p60 ATPase-containing subunit A1, producing MSLAEINENVKLAREYALLGNYSSAVVCYQGVLEQIRKHLYSVRDSSLQQKWQQVLQEINEETKQVQEIMATLESFQLESTPSKPSSFVLENDIMPVHVEHRPSPFVLRKPSGPHKESKGHGNRLSAGPRNQPRPSPRVGNGDKGKPQKGKEKKENPSKPKDDKNKAEGVETEVKRFDRGGEDRDLIEILERDIISQNPNVTWDDIADLEEAKKLLKEAVVLPMWMPEFFKGIRRPWKGVLMVGPPGTGKTLLAKAVATECRTTFFNVSSSTLTSKYRGESEKLVRLLFEMARFYAPTTIFIDEIDSICSRRGNSEEHEASRRVKAELLVQMDGVGGTSEYDPSKMVMVLAATNFPWDIDEALRRRLEKRIYIPLPSAKGRVELLKISLKELELANDVNMDKIAEQMEGYSGADITNVCRDASLMAMRRRIEGLTPEEIRNLSKDEMHMPTTMEDFETALTKVSKSVSAADLEKYEKWIAEFGSC from the exons ATGAGTTTGGCGGAGATCAACGAGAATGTGAAGCTGGCCAGAGAGTACGCGCTGCTGGGGAACTACAGCTCTGCGGTGGTCTGTTATCAGGGGGTCCTGGAGCAGATCAGAAAACACCTCTACTCCGTCAGAGACTCCTCTCTACAGCAGAAATGGCAGCAG GTTTTGCAGGAGATAAATGAGGAAACTAAGCAGGTTCAGGAGATCATGGCAACACTTGAGAGCTTTCAACTGGAGTCGACCCCATCCAAACCCAGCAGCTTTGTCCTGGAAAATGACATTATGCCCGTTCACGTGGAGCACAG gCCGTCTCCGTTTGTATTGCGGAAACCCTCCGGCCCGCATAAAGAAAGCAAAGGCCACGGGAACCGACTGAGCGCTGGCCCCCGCAACCAACCACGGCCCTCACCTCGCGTGGGCAACGGTGACAAGGGAAAACCTCAGAAAggcaaagaaaagaaagaaaacccttCCAAGCCAAAAGATGATAAG AACAAAGCGGAGGGTGTGGAGACGGAGGTGAAGAGGTTTGACAGAGGAGGAGAGGACAGAGATCTGATTGAAATTCTGGAGAGAGACATCATCTCCCAAAACCCCAATGTCACATG gGATGACATTGCTGACCTCGAGGAGGCCAAGAAGCTTCTGAAGGAAGCCGTGGTTCTGCCCATGTGGATGCCGGAGTTCTTTAAAGGAATAAGACGCCCATGGAAG GGAGTGTTGATGGTGGGGCCGCCAGGCACAGGAAAGACTTTGCTGGCCAAAGCTGTTGCCACAGAGTGCCGAACCACCTTCTTTAACGTGTCCTCCTCCACCCTCACCTCCAAATACAGAGGAGAGTCTGAGAAACTTGTGCGGCTGCTGTTTGAAATG GCACGCTTTTATGCCCCAACCACCATCTTCATTGATGAGATCGACTCCATATGCAGCCGTAGAGGAAACTCAGAAGAACATGAAGCCAGCAGACGTGTCAAAGCTGAACTACTCGTCCAGATGGATG GTGTTGGTGGGACGTCTGAATATGACCCTTCAAAAATGGTCATGGTTCTGGCAGCCACTAACTTCCCATGGGACATCGATGAAGCTCTGAGACGTCGACTAGAGAAGAGAATTTACATCCCACTGCCTTCAG CTAAAGGAAGAGTGGAGTTACTGAAGATCAGTCTGAAGGAGCTGGAGCTGGCCAATGATGTCAACATGGACAAGATCGCTGAGCAGATGGAGGGGTACTCTGGTGCTGACATCACCAACGTTTGCAG AGATGCATCTCTAATGGCAATGAGAAGGCGGATTGAGGGATTGACCCCTGAGGAGATACGAAACTTGTCAAAAGATGAGATGCACATGCCCACTACAATGGAGGACTTTGAGACGGCACTGACCAAAGTGTCCAAGTCTGTATCTGCTGCTGACctagaaaaatatgaaaagtgGATAGCGGAGTTTGGCTCGTGCTGA